In the Bos taurus isolate L1 Dominette 01449 registration number 42190680 breed Hereford chromosome 21, ARS-UCD2.0, whole genome shotgun sequence genome, one interval contains:
- the POLG gene encoding DNA polymerase subunit gamma-1 isoform X1 has translation MSRLLWRKVAGATVGPGPIPAPRRWVSSSASDPVPSDGPPSPQPVPSSVGGQLRHNPLHIQMLSRGLHEQIFGPGGERPDEAAVRRSVEHLQKHGLWGQPAPPLPDVELRLPPLLGGSLDQHFRILAQKQSLPYLEAANSLLQAQLPPRPPSWAWAEGWTRYGPAGEAEPVAIPEERALVFDVEVCLAEGTCPTLAVAISPSAWYSWCSRRLVEERYSWTSQLSPADLIPLEVPASAGSPAQRDRQERLVVGHNVSFDRAHIREQYLIQGSHMRFLDTMSMHMAISGLSSFQRSLWMAAKQGKHKARPPTQRGQKSQSKANGPPISSWDWLDISSVNNLADVHGLYVGGPRLEKEPRELFVKGNMKDIRENFQDLMQYCAQDAWATYEVFQQQLPLFLERCPHPVTLAGMLEMGVSYLPVNQNWERYLAEAQGTYEELQREMKKSLMDLANDACQLLSGERYKEDPWLWDLEWDVQEFKQKKAKKGKRREPAAASKLPVEGADAPGDPRDQEDPGPPSEEEEFQRDATARTCLEQLRGTTELLPKRPQHLPGHPGWYRKLCPRLDDPEWTPGPSLLSLQMRVTPKLMALTWDGFPLHYSEQHGWGYLVPGRRDNLAQVSAGSTPTSAGAACPHTAIESLYRKHCLEQGKQQLELPQADLSEEFLLSDSGAMWQTVEELGCLEVEAEAKMENLQEAVPGQPLAPTAAGGPKASQPAYHHGNGPYNDVDIPGCWFFKLPHKDGNSCNVGSPFAKDFLPKMEDGSLQAGPGGASGPRALEINKMISFWRNAHKRISSQMVVWLPRSALPRAVTRHANYDEEGRYGAILPQVVTAGTITRRAVEPTWLTASNARPDRVGSELKAMVQAPPGYVLVGADVDSQELWIAAVLGDAHFAGMHGCTAFGWMTLQGRKSRGTDLHSKTAATVGISREHAKIINYGRIYGAGQPFAERLLMQFNHRLTRQEAAEKAQQMYAVTKGLRRYRLSDEGEWLVKELDLPVERTEDGWVSLKDLRKIQREASKKSRWKKWEVVAQRAWMGGTESEMFNKLESIATSDIPRTPVLGCRISRALEPCAVRGEFMTSRVNWVVQSSAVDYLHLMLVAMKWLFEEFAIDGRFCISIHDEVRYLVREEDRYRAALALQITNLLTRCMFAHKLGLNDLPQSVAFFSTIDIDQCLRKEVTMDCKTPSNPTGMERRYGIPQGEALDIYQIIELTKGSLEK, from the exons ATGAGCCGCCTGCTCTGGAGGAAGGTGGCCGGCGCCACCGTCGGGCCAGGCCCGATTCCAGCTCCGCGACGTTGGGTCTCCAGCTCCGCCTCCGACCCCGTCCCCAGCGACGGGCCGCCGTCGCCGCAGCCAGTGCCATCCTCGGTGGGCGGGCAGCTGCGGCACAACCCCTTGCACATCCAGATGCTCTCGAGAGGGCTCCACGAGCAGATCTTCGGGCCCGGCGGGGAGAGGCCCGACGAGGCCGCGGTGCGCCGCAGCGTGGAGCACCTGCAGAAGCACGGGCTCTGGGGGCAGCCAGCCCCGCCCTTGCCCGACGTGGAGCTGCGCCTGCCGCCCCTCCTCGGGGGCAGCCTGGACCAGCACTTCCGCATCCTGGCGCAGAAGCAGAGCCTGCCCTACCTGGAGGCGGCCAACTCGCTCTTGCAGGCGCAGCTGCCCCCGCGGCCCCCGAGCTGGGCCTGGGCGGAGGGCTGGACCCGGTACGGCCCCGCGGGGGAGGCCGAACCCGTGGCCATCCCCGAGGAGCGGGCCCTGGTGTTCGACGTGGAGGTCTGCTTGGCAGAGGGAACCTGCCCCACGTTGGCGGTGGCCATATCCCCCTCGGCCTG GTATTCCTGGTGCAGCCGGCGGCTGGTGGAAGAGCGTTACTCTTGGACCAGCCAGCTGTCGCCGGCTGACCTCATTCCCCTGGAGGTCCCTGCCAGTGCCGGCAGCCCTGCTCAGCGAGACCGGCAGGAGCGGTTAGTGGTGGGGCACAATGTGTCCTTCGACCGAGCCCACATCCGGGAGCAGTACCTGATCCAG GGTTCCCACATGCGCTTCCTGGACACCATGAGCATGCACATGGCCATCTCGGGGCTGAGCAGCTTCCAGCGCAGTCTGTGGATGGCTGCCAAGCAGGGCAAGCACAAGGCCCGGCCCCCTACTCAACGAGGCCAGAAGTCCCAGAGCAAAGCCAACGGCCCACCG ATCTCGTCCTGGGACTGGCTGGACATCAGTAGTGTCAATAACCTGGCAGACGTGCACGGCCTCTACGTGGGGGGGCCTCGCCTGGAGAAGGAGCCCCGCGAGCTGTTTGTCAAGGGCAACATGAAGGACATCCGTGAGAACTTCCAG GACCTGATGCAGTACTGTGCCCAGGACGCGTGGGCCACCTATGAGGTTTTCCAGCAGCAGCTTCCACTCTTCCTGGAGAG GTGTCCCCACCCGGTGACTCTGGCTGGCATGTTGGAGATGGGTGTCTCCTACCTGCCCGTCAACCAGAACTGGGAGCGTTACCTGGCGGAGGCCCAGGGCACCTACGAGGAGCTCCAGCGGGAGATGAAGAAGTCGCTGATGGACCTGGCCAACGACGCCTGCCAGTTGCTCTCGGGAGAGAG GTACAAAGAGGACCCCTGGCTCTGGGACCTGGAGTGGGACGTGCAGGAGTTCAAGCAGAAGAAGGcgaagaaagggaagaggagggagcCGGCTGCAGCCAGCAAGTTGCCTGTCGAGGGGGCTGACGCCCCTGGGGACCCCAGGGATCAGGAAG ACCCCGGCCCCCCCAGTGAGGAGGAGGAGTTCCAGCGAGATGCCACAGCCCGCACCTGCTTGGAGCAGCTGAGGGGGACCACAGAGCTCCTGCCCAAGCGGCCCCAGCACCTTCCTGGACACCCAGG GTGGTATCGGAAGCTGTGTCCCCGGCTCGATGACCCTGAGTGGACCCCTGGCCCCAGTCTCCTCAGCCTCCAGATGCGGGTCACACCTAAGCTCATGGCGCTGACCTGGGACGGCTTCCCTCTGCACTACTCGGAGCAGCATGGCTGGGGCTACCTGGTGCCCGGGCGGCGGGACAACCTGGCTCAGGTGTCGGCCGGCAGTACTCCCACGTCGGCTGGGGCGGCCTGCCCCCACAC AGCCATCGAGTCCCTGTACAGGAAGCACTGTCTTGAACAGGGGAAGCAGCAGCTGGAGCTGCCACAGGCAGACCTTTCCGAGGAGTTCCTGCTGTCCGACAGCGGTGCCATGTGGCAGACG GTGGAAGAATTGGGCTGCTTGGAAGTGGAGGCCgaggcaaagatggagaacttGCAAGAGGCAGTCCCAGGTCAACCGCTAGCTCCG ACTGCTGCTGGTGGCCCCAAAGCCAGCCAGCCAGCTTATCACCATGGCAACGGACCCTACAACGACGTGGATATCCCTGGCTGCTGGTTCTTCAAGCTGCCTCACAAG GATGGCAACAGCTGCAATGTGGGCAGCCCCTTCGCCAAAGACTTCCTGCCCAAGATGGAGGACGGCAGCCTGCAGGCTGGCCCAGGAGGCGCCAGCGGGCCCCGGGCCTTGGAAATCAATAAGATGATCTCATTTTGGAGGAACGCCCATAAGCGTATCAG CTCCCAGATGGTGGTGTGGCTGCCCCGGTCTGCGCTGCCCCGGGCCGTGACCAG GCATGCCAACTACGATGAGGAAGGCCGCTACGGGGCCATCCTGCCCCAGGTGGTGACGGCTGGCACCATCACTCGACGGGCTGTGGAGCCCACATGGCTCACTGCCAGCAATGCCCGG CCTGACCGCGTAGGCAGTGAGTTGAAGGCCATGGTCCAGGCCCCGCCTGGCTACGTCCTCGTGGGTGCCGACGTGGACTCCCAGGAGCTGTGGATCGCAGCTGTGCTGGGAGATGCCCACTTTGCCGGCATGCATG GCTGCACAGCCTTCGGCTGGATGACCCTGCAGGGCAGGAAGAGCAGGGGCACTGATCTGCACAGCAAGACAGCAGCCACCGTGGGCATCAGCCGTGAGCATGCCAAGATCATCAACTACGGCCGCATCTATGGGGCCGGGCAGCCCTTCGCCGAGCGCCTGCTCATGCAGTTCAACCACCGACTCACGCGGCAGGAGGCAGCTGAGAAGGCCCAGCAGATGTATGCGGTCACCAAGGGCCTCCGCCG GTACCGGTTGTCAGATGAGGGCGAGTGGCTGGTGAAGGAGTTGGACCTCCCTGTGGAGAGGACCGAGGACGGCTGGGTTTCCCTGAAGGATCTGCGCAAGATCCAGAGAGAAGCTTCAAAGAA ATCGCGATGGAAGAAGTGGGAGGTGGTTGCTCAGCGAGCCTGGATGGggggcacagagtcagaaatgttCAACAAGCTGGAGAGCATTGCCACATCTGACATACCGCGTACCCCGGTGTTGGGCTGCCGCATCAGCCGGGCCCTGGAACCCTGTGCTGTCCGCGGGGAG TTTATGACCAGCCGAGTGAACTGGGTGGTGCAGAGCTCCGCGGTGGACTACCTGCACCTCATGCTTGTGGCCATGAAGTGGCTGTTCGAGGAGTTTGCCATTGACGGGCGCTTCTGCATCAGCATCCACGATGAGGTTCGCTACCTGGTGCGGGAGGAGGACCGATACCGCGCGGCCCTCGCCCTGCAAATCACCAACCTCCTGACCAG
- the POLG gene encoding DNA polymerase subunit gamma-1 isoform X2 produces the protein MSRLLWRKVAGATVGPGPIPAPRRWVSSSASDPVPSDGPPSPQPVPSSVGGQLRHNPLHIQMLSRGLHEQIFGPGGERPDEAAVRRSVEHLQKHGLWGQPAPPLPDVELRLPPLLGGSLDQHFRILAQKQSLPYLEAANSLLQAQLPPRPPSWAWAEGWTRYGPAGEAEPVAIPEERALVFDVEVCLAEGTCPTLAVAISPSAWYSWCSRRLVEERYSWTSQLSPADLIPLEVPASAGSPAQRDRQERLVVGHNVSFDRAHIREQYLIQGSHMRFLDTMSMHMAISGLSSFQRSLWMAAKQGKHKARPPTQRGQKSQSKANGPPISSWDWLDISSVNNLADVHGLYVGGPRLEKEPRELFVKGNMKDIRENFQDLMQYCAQDAWATYEVFQQQLPLFLERCPHPVTLAGMLEMGVSYLPVNQNWERYLAEAQGTYEELQREMKKSLMDLANDACQLLSGERYKEDPWLWDLEWDVQEFKQKKAKKGKRREPAAASKLPVEGADAPGDPRDQEDPGPPSEEEEFQRDATARTCLEQLRGTTELLPKRPQHLPGHPGWYRKLCPRLDDPEWTPGPSLLSLQMRVTPKLMALTWDGFPLHYSEQHGWGYLVPGRRDNLAQVSAGSTPTSAGAACPHTAIESLYRKHCLEQGKQQLELPQADLSEEFLLSDSGAMWQTVEELGCLEVEAEAKMENLQEAVPGQPLAPTAAGGPKASQPAYHHGNGPYNDVDIPGCWFFKLPHKDGNSCNVGSPFAKDFLPKMEDGSLQAGPGGASGPRALEINKMISFWRNAHKRISSQMVVWLPRSALPRAVTRHANYDEEGRYGAILPQVVTAGTITRRAVEPTWLTASNARPDRVGSELKAMVQAPPGYVLVGADVDSQELWIAAVLGDAHFAGMHGCTAFGWMTLQGRKSRGTDLHSKTAATVGISREHAKIINYGRIYGAGQPFAERLLMQFNHRLTRQEAAEKAQQMYAVTKGLRRYRLSDEGEWLVKELDLPVERTEDGWVSLKDLRKIQREASKKSRWKKWEVVAQRAWMGGTESEMFNKLESIATSDIPRTPVLGCRISRALEPCAVRGEFMTSRVNWVVQSSAVDYLHLMLVAMKWLFEEFAIDGRFCISIHDEVRYLVREEDRYRAALALQITNLLTSSMLICH, from the exons ATGAGCCGCCTGCTCTGGAGGAAGGTGGCCGGCGCCACCGTCGGGCCAGGCCCGATTCCAGCTCCGCGACGTTGGGTCTCCAGCTCCGCCTCCGACCCCGTCCCCAGCGACGGGCCGCCGTCGCCGCAGCCAGTGCCATCCTCGGTGGGCGGGCAGCTGCGGCACAACCCCTTGCACATCCAGATGCTCTCGAGAGGGCTCCACGAGCAGATCTTCGGGCCCGGCGGGGAGAGGCCCGACGAGGCCGCGGTGCGCCGCAGCGTGGAGCACCTGCAGAAGCACGGGCTCTGGGGGCAGCCAGCCCCGCCCTTGCCCGACGTGGAGCTGCGCCTGCCGCCCCTCCTCGGGGGCAGCCTGGACCAGCACTTCCGCATCCTGGCGCAGAAGCAGAGCCTGCCCTACCTGGAGGCGGCCAACTCGCTCTTGCAGGCGCAGCTGCCCCCGCGGCCCCCGAGCTGGGCCTGGGCGGAGGGCTGGACCCGGTACGGCCCCGCGGGGGAGGCCGAACCCGTGGCCATCCCCGAGGAGCGGGCCCTGGTGTTCGACGTGGAGGTCTGCTTGGCAGAGGGAACCTGCCCCACGTTGGCGGTGGCCATATCCCCCTCGGCCTG GTATTCCTGGTGCAGCCGGCGGCTGGTGGAAGAGCGTTACTCTTGGACCAGCCAGCTGTCGCCGGCTGACCTCATTCCCCTGGAGGTCCCTGCCAGTGCCGGCAGCCCTGCTCAGCGAGACCGGCAGGAGCGGTTAGTGGTGGGGCACAATGTGTCCTTCGACCGAGCCCACATCCGGGAGCAGTACCTGATCCAG GGTTCCCACATGCGCTTCCTGGACACCATGAGCATGCACATGGCCATCTCGGGGCTGAGCAGCTTCCAGCGCAGTCTGTGGATGGCTGCCAAGCAGGGCAAGCACAAGGCCCGGCCCCCTACTCAACGAGGCCAGAAGTCCCAGAGCAAAGCCAACGGCCCACCG ATCTCGTCCTGGGACTGGCTGGACATCAGTAGTGTCAATAACCTGGCAGACGTGCACGGCCTCTACGTGGGGGGGCCTCGCCTGGAGAAGGAGCCCCGCGAGCTGTTTGTCAAGGGCAACATGAAGGACATCCGTGAGAACTTCCAG GACCTGATGCAGTACTGTGCCCAGGACGCGTGGGCCACCTATGAGGTTTTCCAGCAGCAGCTTCCACTCTTCCTGGAGAG GTGTCCCCACCCGGTGACTCTGGCTGGCATGTTGGAGATGGGTGTCTCCTACCTGCCCGTCAACCAGAACTGGGAGCGTTACCTGGCGGAGGCCCAGGGCACCTACGAGGAGCTCCAGCGGGAGATGAAGAAGTCGCTGATGGACCTGGCCAACGACGCCTGCCAGTTGCTCTCGGGAGAGAG GTACAAAGAGGACCCCTGGCTCTGGGACCTGGAGTGGGACGTGCAGGAGTTCAAGCAGAAGAAGGcgaagaaagggaagaggagggagcCGGCTGCAGCCAGCAAGTTGCCTGTCGAGGGGGCTGACGCCCCTGGGGACCCCAGGGATCAGGAAG ACCCCGGCCCCCCCAGTGAGGAGGAGGAGTTCCAGCGAGATGCCACAGCCCGCACCTGCTTGGAGCAGCTGAGGGGGACCACAGAGCTCCTGCCCAAGCGGCCCCAGCACCTTCCTGGACACCCAGG GTGGTATCGGAAGCTGTGTCCCCGGCTCGATGACCCTGAGTGGACCCCTGGCCCCAGTCTCCTCAGCCTCCAGATGCGGGTCACACCTAAGCTCATGGCGCTGACCTGGGACGGCTTCCCTCTGCACTACTCGGAGCAGCATGGCTGGGGCTACCTGGTGCCCGGGCGGCGGGACAACCTGGCTCAGGTGTCGGCCGGCAGTACTCCCACGTCGGCTGGGGCGGCCTGCCCCCACAC AGCCATCGAGTCCCTGTACAGGAAGCACTGTCTTGAACAGGGGAAGCAGCAGCTGGAGCTGCCACAGGCAGACCTTTCCGAGGAGTTCCTGCTGTCCGACAGCGGTGCCATGTGGCAGACG GTGGAAGAATTGGGCTGCTTGGAAGTGGAGGCCgaggcaaagatggagaacttGCAAGAGGCAGTCCCAGGTCAACCGCTAGCTCCG ACTGCTGCTGGTGGCCCCAAAGCCAGCCAGCCAGCTTATCACCATGGCAACGGACCCTACAACGACGTGGATATCCCTGGCTGCTGGTTCTTCAAGCTGCCTCACAAG GATGGCAACAGCTGCAATGTGGGCAGCCCCTTCGCCAAAGACTTCCTGCCCAAGATGGAGGACGGCAGCCTGCAGGCTGGCCCAGGAGGCGCCAGCGGGCCCCGGGCCTTGGAAATCAATAAGATGATCTCATTTTGGAGGAACGCCCATAAGCGTATCAG CTCCCAGATGGTGGTGTGGCTGCCCCGGTCTGCGCTGCCCCGGGCCGTGACCAG GCATGCCAACTACGATGAGGAAGGCCGCTACGGGGCCATCCTGCCCCAGGTGGTGACGGCTGGCACCATCACTCGACGGGCTGTGGAGCCCACATGGCTCACTGCCAGCAATGCCCGG CCTGACCGCGTAGGCAGTGAGTTGAAGGCCATGGTCCAGGCCCCGCCTGGCTACGTCCTCGTGGGTGCCGACGTGGACTCCCAGGAGCTGTGGATCGCAGCTGTGCTGGGAGATGCCCACTTTGCCGGCATGCATG GCTGCACAGCCTTCGGCTGGATGACCCTGCAGGGCAGGAAGAGCAGGGGCACTGATCTGCACAGCAAGACAGCAGCCACCGTGGGCATCAGCCGTGAGCATGCCAAGATCATCAACTACGGCCGCATCTATGGGGCCGGGCAGCCCTTCGCCGAGCGCCTGCTCATGCAGTTCAACCACCGACTCACGCGGCAGGAGGCAGCTGAGAAGGCCCAGCAGATGTATGCGGTCACCAAGGGCCTCCGCCG GTACCGGTTGTCAGATGAGGGCGAGTGGCTGGTGAAGGAGTTGGACCTCCCTGTGGAGAGGACCGAGGACGGCTGGGTTTCCCTGAAGGATCTGCGCAAGATCCAGAGAGAAGCTTCAAAGAA ATCGCGATGGAAGAAGTGGGAGGTGGTTGCTCAGCGAGCCTGGATGGggggcacagagtcagaaatgttCAACAAGCTGGAGAGCATTGCCACATCTGACATACCGCGTACCCCGGTGTTGGGCTGCCGCATCAGCCGGGCCCTGGAACCCTGTGCTGTCCGCGGGGAG TTTATGACCAGCCGAGTGAACTGGGTGGTGCAGAGCTCCGCGGTGGACTACCTGCACCTCATGCTTGTGGCCATGAAGTGGCTGTTCGAGGAGTTTGCCATTGACGGGCGCTTCTGCATCAGCATCCACGATGAGGTTCGCTACCTGGTGCGGGAGGAGGACCGATACCGCGCGGCCCTCGCCCTGCAAATCACCAACCTCCTGACCAG